The genomic region CGGTGCAGCTCTCTGATGAGCAGAGGCAGGAAATCGTGAACCGGTACGCCTCGACACGGTGGTACGCGCGGCTATACGCGCCCTTCCGGGGCATGACAGAGCGGCGTGTGAGGTGGGGCATTCGTATTTGCAatgtggtgctgctggtccTTGTCTCCTGCCTCATCGTGGTCATCGTGGTCAGCTACTTCAAAGAAAtggacgccgtcgcgcaTCTCTCGCCAGAGGACCAGCGTGACTACGCCTACATGGTGCGCGGCATGCGGTACAGCGACATCTACAAGCTTGGCGCGGAGGTGTTAAAGAAGGAAGACCCTCTCGAGGCGCTGCCTccagcggtgcggctgcacatGGTGATTGAGGCGTGCCGGCAAAGGAAGTGGCACGAGCTCGACTGGGACGTGGAGCTGCGCAGGATGCACCCCGCGTCTCCGCTGGAGGAGTGGGACTATCTTCATCTCTTGTACTGGGGAATACTGCAGATCGGTTCCCTgaccggcggtggtggcgtcaTGTTTAGCGATCGCGTGCTCGATGTGCGCGAggtgcggcacggcagcgcggagtcggcggaggagcgggagCGCTTTGTCGAGATGGGGCCAACGTCGCTGCCTGCCAGGACGCAACGGACTTTTTTCTGACGTGCATGTGCCTCTTTCGACGATCACCGTTGTGGTGACACGTGGATCGCACAGAGATGGaaaaaaacagcaaagagagaagcgctGTGTGTAAACCGTCTCCACGACACGCCGCACGCCtctgaggggggggggggcaaacNACAGCCGCGCCGCGTTCAATGCTCACAAGAGAGTGGGGTGATGGCGtctttgcccccccccccctcgcccttTTCTGCAGCACCGATTCTTTCTTCTACTGTGCGCGGGGTATGGGCGCACGGGCCCAGAAACACgtgctttctttttgtgtctCTCGGTGTGTTggccactctctctctgtgtatgaGCTGAGCAGAGATGAGCATGCGCGCGTACGTGTCTGTGATCACGGTGCACATCTCCTAGAGAGACCACGATGgcttcctttctctcccgAACTTCtacctcgctctctctctccgccaaTTCCGCACGCGCgatgcacacgcatgcgcaccatACACGTATGCCCATACACAGCTGAGCAGAAGCGCTTCGAGAAGAGGGATAACCTGATCTTCTTGCCGGTCCTTCttcacaaacacacacacacacacacacacacctcacaCGTAGAAGATGTCCTGCCCTCGCGTTCAGTACCGCCGTCGCATGCACTACGCCACTCGTGGCAACCGCATGAAGATGGTCCGCACCCCGGGCAACAAGCTTGTGATGCAGAAGCGCGCGAAGCGCTCGCAGGGTATCCACACCCCGTGGGTGCTCGGCCACAAGCGCCTTGGCGGCACcaaggcgctgcgccacatcgaCGCCCGCCTCGCCTCCCGCCACGAGAAGAGCGTGTCCCGCGCGTACGGTGGTGTGCTGAGCCACGATCAGGTCCGCGACCGCGTCGTGCGCGCCTTCctcgtggaggagcagcgcatcgtcAAGCAGGCGCTCAAGGAGCACAGCAAGATGAAGCTCTCGCATAAGCGCACTGCGAAtaagaagaagagcaagcAGTCGAAGAAGGAGGC from Leishmania infantum JPCM5 genome chromosome 18 harbors:
- a CDS encoding putative 60S ribosomal protein L34; its protein translation is MSCPRVQYRRRMHYATRGNRMKMVRTPGNKLVMQKRAKRSQGIHTPWVLGHKRLGGTKALRHIDARLASRHEKSVSRAYGGVLSHDQVRDRVVRAFLVEEQRIVKQALKEHSKMKLSHKRTANKKKSKQSKKEAIAKKISTKTVSKKKAPAKKATTTRQPVGSKLVKK